CCGCAGCCCTGAAGTCAGGTGTCACGATTGGAATGGGTGGCGATGTGGGCGTGTTCCCCCATGGCGATAACGCGCGGGAGATGGAGCTGATGGTGGACTACGGCATGAAACCACTTCAGGTGCTACAAGCCGCCACCTCAGTAAACGCCGATGCTTTTGGCATTGCAGGCAAAGTAGGCCGCATCAAACCGGGCTTGCTGGCCGACCTAGTGGCCGTGCAGGGGAATCCTGTGGAGGATATCTCTAAAGTGCGGGAGGTACAACTGGTGATGAAGGGCGGCGAGGTCTACAAAGACTAAAGCGGCTCCGCCGGTGGCGGCTCCTGCCCTGTTTCGCCGCGGTAAAAGCGCGTGGCCGGATAGGCAAACTGAATGTCGGGGCTGGCCAGGAACTCGGTTAACACGTCTTCCCAGATCAGGTGGGTACTCTGACGCCGGCGCAGCACACTGCTCATGTAGCGCATCGTCAGCTCAATTCCGTTTTCCTGTACTTTGGTGTACAGGCGGGGCTGCAGGTCCTCGTAAAAGATCAGGTGCCGCTGCGACTGCCGCTTTACCTGCTGCCGGGCCGCCTCGGTGAGCTGCTCGGCATGCCGCTGCATAATGTCTCGAAGTATGGATTTGGCCTTTTGCCAGTTGCTCTCAAACGTAATGCGCACCGGTATCTCCTGCCATATAAATGGAAAGCCATAGTTATAGTTGGCCTGTGCCTCCGTAAATACCTTCAGGTTGGGGATATTCACCACACGGCCGGAAGCCTGGTCTGCCTCCACCCAACCCCGCACCTCGTTAAGAGTAAACTGAAAAAGCCGAATATCAATCACATCGCCAATGTGCTCCCCCACCTGAATGCGGTCGCCGACGTGGAAGGGCCGTTTCCAGATAAGGTACGCCCAGCCGGCCATGTTCAGCAGCGGCTCGCGCAGGGCCAGCACCAAACCGGCGGACAGCAGGCCCAGAAAGGTGGCGATAGACGCGAACCCATCAAACCAAATATAGGAAAGCAACAGCAGCGACAGCCCGGTAGCAACATAATTCGTGATTTTGCGCCACTCGTACTGCTTCCGCAGGTCGCTGTTTTGTTTAGTGACCAGGTACAGCAGCAGCCTGCTTAGCAGCCACAGCACCCCCACTACCACGAACGAATACAACACCTGCCTGTAAAAACCAGCAGTGAGGCCGGTTGCTTCGGCTAACCATTCTATACTTTTCGTCATCGGCGATACGCTTCTCTACCTGCTTACGTGCTGCATCCGCTAAAATGTTCCTGACTGATTTTTCCCGAGTAACAGAACCTGCACATCTTCTGCACCCGATTTCCGTATGCATACATACTAACTGTAGCACAACTATTTAGAACATCAGTTGGTATTTTATTCAAATAAGTGAGTACTAACTTATTTTATTTCAAACTTGTTTTTGTACCTTTATCCACCAAAATGTGCCGCAAGTTTGAAGCCTAAATCTGTGTTTTAACAGCTTTTATCGCCGAAAGCCTGACAAGAACCTGGTTCTTTATGGCATCGGAAAACAGACTTACATTGTTCCAAAGCAACCCGCTTATAACAGGAAACAAATTTAAGAGGTAGTTTTAAGTACAGCGTTAAAACTACTGGTGGCTTTGGTGCACTTTGGCTAGTGCTAAAAAGCAATTCCTTTATGCCTGGTGCCCTATGCGAAGCCGTTCGCTTCCCCTACAGGCAAGCGGGCACCGGAAGATGGGTTTTAAGTTGGTAAAGAAGTAGTCTGCATGGAAGATCTGGAAGTATGGCGACGGTTTAAAGCAGGAAGTGAGGCAGATTTTACGCTGCTCTACAAGCTTTATGCCCCTGTGATGCTGCGCTACGGCTGCAAGATGACGCACGACCGCGATTTAGCCAAAGACTGTGTGCAGCAGGTTTTCTTCCAGGTTTGGAAAAGCAGGGAGAACCTCTCTACCCCACCAAGTATAAAAAACTATCTTTTAAAGGCCCTCCGCTGTGAGTTGGGCAAAAAAGCCACTTTCAAAAGCAAGCATGAGCCTATTTCCGACGATGCAGTGCTGGGATCAGAGGCATCGTATGAAGCGACGCTTATAAAAGACCAG
Above is a window of Pontibacter akesuensis DNA encoding:
- a CDS encoding mechanosensitive ion channel family protein, which codes for MTKSIEWLAEATGLTAGFYRQVLYSFVVVGVLWLLSRLLLYLVTKQNSDLRKQYEWRKITNYVATGLSLLLLSYIWFDGFASIATFLGLLSAGLVLALREPLLNMAGWAYLIWKRPFHVGDRIQVGEHIGDVIDIRLFQFTLNEVRGWVEADQASGRVVNIPNLKVFTEAQANYNYGFPFIWQEIPVRITFESNWQKAKSILRDIMQRHAEQLTEAARQQVKRQSQRHLIFYEDLQPRLYTKVQENGIELTMRYMSSVLRRRQSTHLIWEDVLTEFLASPDIQFAYPATRFYRGETGQEPPPAEPL